The following are from one region of the Arachis duranensis cultivar V14167 chromosome 10, aradu.V14167.gnm2.J7QH, whole genome shotgun sequence genome:
- the LOC107469182 gene encoding uncharacterized protein LOC107469182, translating into MVFAFPFSLEAQEKTWFYSLPDEIATNWDFLRREFLDKFFPPEKTDYIRKEISGIMQRDQESLYEYWARFKRLLESCPHHGMNTHLLISYFTGGLCVEDRRLLTASSGGSLSKNKTEGEAWNLIKDAAEATQHTRVRSNPRKGVVEPSPSESSLTKVLGEMTTILTQIQKDQKKFYSIQAVQAPPPVAQLEGPLGICGLCSSTTHYTDQCHQIQEEHAIVVANVNYNNRPPYPSQGQNHNPHGSNQHQGWMNNAQESNQNQRWNSSSSHHNNNQSSSQYHHNNNNYQANQNHHNQIQNNYTKYQAPHHRQQSNQTSPSPTNQVDELRATVDKRDEGYKAQFEAMSAQLVNLTDMISKMSMSSSNNTNQPSSSSNLPSQPQPNPKGGLNAITLRSETTLEEIPPRVLEDIDEEEVIVEAPHEKGEVDKRHEGEGVNLKEPKRKALVDESIPIPFPSMVKKAKKTPEFDLNMLQVFKKVEVTIPLLDAI; encoded by the coding sequence ATGGTTTTCgccttccctttctctcttgaaGCGCAAGAAAAGACATGGTTTTATTCGCTACCAGATGAGATTGCTACCAATTGGGATTTCTTGAGAAGAGAGTTTCTAGATAAATTCTTCCCACCGGAGAAAACCGACTACATCCGGAAGGAGATTTCGGGTATAATGCAAAGAGACCAAGAGAGTTTGTACGAGTATTGGGCTCGGTTCAAGAGGCTATTAGAATCTTGTCCACACCATGGAATGAATACTCACTTGCTCATTAGCTACTTCACCGGAGGTCTTTGTGTGGAAGATAGAAGATTGCTCACCGCTTCTAGTGGTGGTTCCCTCTCAAAAAACAAGACGGAGGGAGAAGCTTGGAATTTGATAAAAGATGCTGCCGAAGCTACACAACATACAAGGGTGAGAAGTAATCCTCGCAAAGGTGTGGTAGAACCGTCTCCTTCTGAATCAAGCCTAACCAAAGTACTTGGGGAGATGACCACCATCCTCACGCAAATACAAAAGGATCAAAAGAAATTCTACTCTATCCAAGCCGTCCAAGCTCCACCTCCAGTTGCTCAACTTGAAGGCCCTCTTGGGATTTGTGGTTTGTGCTCTAGCACTACACATTACACCGATCAATGCCATCAAATTCAAGAGGAACATGCCATTGTAGTGGCCAATGTGAATTACAACAACCGTCCACCCTATCCTTCTCAAGGCCAAAACCACAACCCTCATGGTAGTAATCAACATCAAGGGTGGATGAATAATGCACAAGAGAGCAATCAAAACCAAAGATGGAACAGCTCTTCTTCTCATCACAACAACAACCAATCTTCATCTCAATACCAccataacaacaacaactaccAAGCCAACCAAAATCACCACAACCAAATCCAAAATAACTACACCAAGTACCAAGCACCACACCATAGACAACAATCTAACCAAACCTCTCCATCTCCCACCAATCAAGTTGACGAGCTTAGAGCCACTGTGGATAAACGGGATGAGGGCTATAAAGCTCAATTCGAGGCCATGAGTGCTCAATTGGTCAATCTTACTGACATGATTTCGAAGATGTCCATGTCCTCCTCCAACAATACCAACCAACCCTCAAGTTCTTCTAACCTTCCATCCCAACCCCAACCAAACCCAAAGGGCGGTCTCAACGCCATCACTCTACGGTCGGAAACTACATTGGAGGAGATACCTCCAAGGGTCTTGGAGGACATTGATGAGGAAGAAGTGATTGTTGAAGCTCCACATGAAAAGGGGGAGGTAGACAAAAGGCATGAGGGAGAAGGAGTAAACCTTAAGGAACCTAAGAGGAAAGCTCTAGTGGATGAGTCCATCCCTATTCCATTCCCTTCCATggtgaagaaagcaaagaagacaccGGAATTTGATTTGAACATGCTTCAAGTGTTCAAgaa